In a single window of the Arachis hypogaea cultivar Tifrunner chromosome 6, arahy.Tifrunner.gnm2.J5K5, whole genome shotgun sequence genome:
- the LOC112696580 gene encoding protein NUCLEAR FUSION DEFECTIVE 4: MVVASSSSSEFPKGGWRAIMSFTHQVIKGRWFMVFASLLIMAVAGATYMFGLYSNDIKTSLGYDQSTLNMLSFFKDLGANVGVLSGLINEITPPWVVLSIGAIMNLFGYLMIWLSVTNRIPRPQIWQMCLYICIGANSQSFANTGALVTCVKNFPGSRGSILGLLKGYVGLSGAIITQLYHAFYGEDSKSLILLIGWLPAAVSIIFLPTIRILKLDAVQQKKELKVFNNLLYISLGLAAFLMVLIIVQNKLSFTTVEDVVDGLVIVLLLLLPLAIVFREEFNNFRARTAEVQPSSINYKSEETAAVESDPSVGVNIVNTNTNTNTDTNSADSKSASCWSTAFKPPSRGEDYTILQALFSIDMMILFIATTFGVGGTLTAIDNLGQIGNSLGYPKKSTTTFVSLVSIWNYLGRVASGFASEILLKKYRFPRPLMLSLVMLLSCVGHVLIALGVPNSLYLSSVIIGFCFGAQWPLMFAIISEIFGLKYYSTLYNFGAAASPVGSYILNVKVTGSLYDKEALKLLEAKGLKRVDGEDLSCVGVQCYRMAFIIITASTLIGCFVSFILVLRTRKFYRSDIYGKFRRELEAAETEMGTSNKNNGAAVPEEGHSHASLSM; the protein is encoded by the coding sequence ATggtggtggcttcttcttcttcatccgaGTTCCCTAAAGGTGGGTGGAGGGCAATAATGTCATTCACTCACCAAGTAATCAAGGGCCGTTGGTTCATGGTATTCGCCTCACTTCTAATCATGGCCGTTGCGGGTGCAACTTACATGTTCGGCTTGTACTCCAACGACATCAAAACCTCCCTAGGATATGACCAATCTACCCTCAACATGCTAAGCTTCTTCAAAGACCTTGGCGCCAATGTTGGCGTGCTCTCGGGACTAATCAATGAGATTACTCCCCCTTGGGTTGTTCTCTCCATCGGCGCAATCATGAACCTCTTTGGTTACCTCATGATCTGGCTCTCAGTAACTAACCGAATTCCCAGACCGCAGATCTGGCAGATGTGCCTGTACATTTGCATTGGTGCCAACTCGCAGTCTTTTGCGAACACCGGGGCGTTAGTCACGTGCGTCAAGAACTTCCCCGGTAGCCGCGGAAGCATACTAGGCCTTCTCAAAGGCTATGTTGGTTTAAGTGGCGCCATTATCACGCAGCTCTACCATGCTTTCTATGGTGAGGATTCCAAGTCTCTTATCTTACTTATAGGTTGGTTACCGGCTGCGGTTTCCATCATTTTCCTACCCACTATTAGGATCTTGAAACTTGACGCGGTTCAACAGAAAAAGGAGCTCAAAGTCTTTAACAATCTTTTGTATATTTCTCTTGGTTTAGCTGCTTTTCTTATGGTGCTTATCATAGTACAAAACAAGCTTAGTTTTACCACCGTCGAGGACGTGGTGGATGGCTTGGTAATTGTTttgttgcttcttcttcctcttgctaTTGTGTTTAGAGAGGAATTCAACAACTTTAGAGCCAGGACTGCCGAAGTTCAACCTTCGAGCATAAATTACAAATCTGAAGAAACAGCAGCAGTAGAATCCGATCCCAGTGTCGGTGTTAATATTGTTAATACTAACACTAACACTAATACTGACACTAATTCTGCTGATTCTAAATCCGCTTCTTGTTGGAGCACCGCGTTCAAGCCTCCGAGCAGGGGGGAGGACTATACCATCTTACAAGCCTTGTTTAGCATTGACATGATGATTCTATTCATTGCAACCACGTTTGGTGTGGGTGGAACCTTAACCGCCATTGACAACTTGGGACAGATTGGGAACTCTCTAGGGTACCCTAAAAAGAGCACCACAACGTTTGTATCGCTAGTTAGCATATGGAACTACCTCGGGCGCGTTGCTTCCGGCTTTGCGTCGGAGATTCTCTTGAAGAAGTACAGATTCCCTCGCCCTTTGATGCTCTCACTGGTCATGCTTCTCTCTTGCGTTGGTCACGTCCTCATAGCTCTCGGTGTTCCAAACTCTCTCTACTTGTCTTCGGTGATCATAGGGTTCTGCTTCGGAGCTCAGTGGCCTCTAATGTTTGCAATCATTTCCGAAATATTTGGTCTCAAATACTACTCAACATTGTACAATTTTGGTGCGGCGGCGAGTCCCGTTGGATCTTACATATTGAATGTGAAAGTGACGGGCTCTTTGTATGATAAAGAGGCTTTGAAGCTATTGGAAGCGAAAGGGCTTAAGAGGGTTGATGGAGAGGACCTTTCTTGCGTTGGAGTGCAGTGTTATAGAATGGCTTTTATTATAATCACTGCTTCCACTTTGATTGGTTGCTTTGTTTCGTTCATATTGGTATTGAGGACAAGAAAGTTTTACAGGAGTGATATCTATGGCAAATTCAGAAGAGAACTTGAGGCTGCAGAGACTGAGATGGGGACTTCTAACAAAAATAATGGTGCTGCTGTTCCGGAAGAAGGACATAGCCATGCAAGTTTAAGCATGTAG